Sequence from the Afifella aestuarii genome:
GAGTGCGCAAATGAGGGCGGAGACGGGGTTTCCGGGCAGGCCGAGCACCCGGGTGCGCCCGAGCGTACCAAACATGACCGGTTTGCCCGGCCGCATGGCGACGCGCCAGAAATCGACCTTGAGACCTTGTTCGGAGAGCGCCGGTTGGACGAGATCGTGGTCACCGACCGAGGCGCCGCCGATCACCACAAGGATATCGGCGTCCGCCGCGCCTGCTGCAGCATCGGCAATCGCCTGTTTGTCGTCGACGGCGACACCAAGATCCCGTGCGAGACCGCCACAGGCGGAAACCATCGAGGCAATCGCCACGCCGTTCGAAGAGACGATCTGATCTGGGCCCGGCTCTTCTCCGGGTTCGACGAGTTCATCGCCGGTCGAAAGGATGGCCACGATTGGCCTCTGGCGTACCGGAACGATTGCATGGTTCATCGCTGCGGCAAGCGCCGTTTCGCGGGTTCCGATCCGGCGTCCGGCATGAAGAAGCGTCTCGCCCTCCCGGAAGTCGAAGGCCGCGGCGCGTATGTGCCGGCCTGCCGCCACCGGCTCCAGAACCTCGATGCGGTCGCCGTCGGCGCCGGCGTTTTCCTGAATGAGGATGGCATCGGCCCCGTCGGGGACAGGCGCTCCGGTGAAGATGCGAACCGTCTCCCCCATGCCGAGAGTTCCGGCAAAATGGGAGCCCGCGCGTGCTTCGCCGATCTGGCGCAGCCATGCGCCTGAGGGCGTATCCTCAGCGCGTACGGCATAGCCATCCATCGCAGACGCACGGAACGGCGGTTGGTTACGTCTCGCTGCAAGATCGCGCGCAAGCACCCGGCCGCGTGCTTCCGTCAGGGGGACACTCTCTTCCCCGAGACGCGTGACGCCTTTGAGCATGCGGGCAACGGCATCCGCGACGGAAATCAGGCTCATCGGTCGGAACGCCAATCGCCGGAAGCGCCGCCGCTCTTCTC
This genomic interval carries:
- the glp gene encoding gephyrin-like molybdotransferase Glp, with translation MSLISVADAVARMLKGVTRLGEESVPLTEARGRVLARDLAARRNQPPFRASAMDGYAVRAEDTPSGAWLRQIGEARAGSHFAGTLGMGETVRIFTGAPVPDGADAILIQENAGADGDRIEVLEPVAAGRHIRAAAFDFREGETLLHAGRRIGTRETALAAAMNHAIVPVRQRPIVAILSTGDELVEPGEEPGPDQIVSSNGVAIASMVSACGGLARDLGVAVDDKQAIADAAAGAADADILVVIGGASVGDHDLVQPALSEQGLKVDFWRVAMRPGKPVMFGTLGRTRVLGLPGNPVSALICALVFLKPLIGAMQGAEGGEPTRLLPLAAALPEVGNRQQYLRARFVEWQGRTAVTVADEQDSSLLATLARSDALIIRPPFAPAARAGDVVAVIDLAQALS